GGTATTCCCCTGAAAAATAGAATCCTGCTTAGCGCCGGAGATTGAATCACTCGGATGATTCACTGCAACCTGCGACTGATGATCATTATTTTCTTCGATGAAATTATTTTTTTGCTGTTTGATCTGGCTTTCTACCAGCTGAGCCTGATTTCCTATCCCTGAATGTTGATATTGGTTAAAAACGAAACCAATTCCCAGAAGCAAAGCAACACTTGCAGCCATCCAAAACCATTTAGGGAAAGCAGGTTTATTTTTTCCGATCGGGATAACCGGAGCTTCTTTATTTCCTTTTTCCTCTACATCTGTTCCTTCTGCTTTTTTCAGGAAATCTTCAAAATCCCAATTCATTTTCTCTTCCTTTATATTCTGGAAGATTTCGTCGTATTTATTTTGAAATTTGTCGTTGTTCATAGCTCATCAGTTGTGAGATTTGTTCTTTTACTTTTTGTCTAGCACGCATCAGATTTACCCTTACTGCGTTTTCTTCCATTTCCATCATTTCAGCAATTTCTGAAACTTCATATTCTTCTACATCTTTCAAATGGATAACCATCTTTTGTTTTTCCGGAAGCTGGTTGATATACCCGATAATCTGCTCTTTCAGATTATTCACCTCCATACTGTAAAGCTCCGAGCGGTGAAGCTGCATATCTGCAAATCCTAACTTCACATCGTGGTGCTTCAGCCGGTTCAGGCATTCGTTCCGGACGGCTTTCAACGCATAGGACTTTAAATTCCCGAATTGTCCCAGCTCTTCCTTCTTCTGCCAAAACTTAATCATTAAATCCTGCACCACATCTTCCGCTTCATCACTGCTCATGACGAACCTTTTCGCAAAGCGATACATCTCATCTTTGAGAATGAATACCGTATCCTTAAAGGTCTCTTGGGTCATAAGTTTTGTTTCTATAAGTAAGACAATCAGATTTTACATTTCATTACATCAAAAACAAAAAAACTTCAAAAAAATTTGAAGTTTTATTATAACAGGATTAATACGTCTCAAAAATATGCTTTAAAATAGCCTTATCTTGTTCCGTTAAAGCCACTTTTCTACGGGCCATTGCTCTTTCTGCAACTTCATAGACTTTATCTAATCTGAATCTTTCATCATCTTTTAAGCCACCCCATGAAAAGTTTTCTACAAGGTTAGG
Above is a genomic segment from Chryseobacterium geocarposphaerae containing:
- a CDS encoding RNA polymerase sigma factor, which encodes MTQETFKDTVFILKDEMYRFAKRFVMSSDEAEDVVQDLMIKFWQKKEELGQFGNLKSYALKAVRNECLNRLKHHDVKLGFADMQLHRSELYSMEVNNLKEQIIGYINQLPEKQKMVIHLKDVEEYEVSEIAEMMEMEENAVRVNLMRARQKVKEQISQLMSYEQRQISK